The following are encoded in a window of Emcibacter sp. SYSU 3D8 genomic DNA:
- the gltX gene encoding glutamate--tRNA ligase produces the protein MSVRLRFAPSPTGFLHVGNVRTALVNFLFARQQGGIFMLRFDDTDPERSTDAFADAIEEDLRWLGLKWNTSSHQSHRQDAYDDAIARLKESGRLYPCWDTPQELELRRKVLLSRGKPPVYERGALALTQAQKDGYAAQGRAPHWRFRLNQRPVTWQDGVRGEVTFDTATLSDPVLVREDGSLLYTLPSCVDDLDHHVTHVFRGEDHVTNTAVQVELFEALGGAPPQFAHFALLTGAGGEGLSKRAGSLAIRDLRGQGLEPMAINSLLARIGTSDPIEPFTDLAPLVYGFDVTKFGRSAARFDPHELEVLNARIVHQLHYANVAARIPGVSEELWEAVRPNLTRVSDALDWLKVAEGPMQPVIEDAEFLRQAAELLPPLPWGEEAWGEWTGAVKQATGRKGRALFHPLRLALTGREQGPEMKLLLPLIGPKRTRERLIST, from the coding sequence ATGAGCGTGCGGCTGCGCTTCGCGCCCAGTCCGACAGGCTTTCTGCATGTGGGCAACGTGCGGACCGCGCTGGTCAATTTCCTTTTTGCGCGCCAGCAGGGCGGCATCTTCATGCTGCGCTTCGACGACACCGATCCCGAGCGCTCGACCGACGCCTTCGCCGACGCCATCGAGGAGGACCTCCGCTGGCTTGGCCTGAAGTGGAATACCTCGTCGCACCAGTCGCATCGGCAGGACGCTTATGATGACGCCATCGCCCGGCTCAAGGAATCGGGCCGGCTTTATCCGTGCTGGGATACGCCGCAGGAGTTGGAGTTGCGCCGCAAGGTGCTGCTGTCGCGCGGCAAGCCGCCGGTCTATGAGCGCGGCGCGCTGGCGCTGACCCAGGCGCAGAAGGACGGCTATGCCGCGCAAGGCCGCGCGCCGCACTGGCGGTTCCGGCTGAACCAGCGGCCGGTCACCTGGCAGGATGGCGTGCGCGGCGAGGTCACGTTCGACACCGCCACCCTCTCGGACCCGGTGCTGGTGCGCGAGGACGGCAGCCTGCTCTATACCCTGCCATCCTGCGTCGACGACCTGGACCATCACGTTACCCATGTATTCCGGGGCGAGGACCACGTCACCAACACCGCGGTGCAGGTCGAGCTGTTCGAGGCGCTGGGCGGCGCGCCGCCGCAATTCGCCCATTTCGCGCTGCTGACCGGCGCGGGCGGCGAAGGCCTGTCGAAACGGGCCGGCTCGCTCGCCATCCGCGACCTGCGCGGGCAGGGGCTCGAGCCCATGGCCATCAACAGCCTGCTGGCGCGCATCGGGACTTCTGATCCCATCGAGCCCTTCACCGACCTGGCGCCGCTGGTCTACGGTTTCGACGTGACCAAGTTTGGCCGCTCGGCCGCCCGGTTCGATCCGCACGAACTGGAGGTGCTGAACGCCCGCATTGTCCACCAGCTTCACTACGCCAACGTGGCCGCGCGCATTCCCGGCGTCAGCGAGGAATTGTGGGAGGCGGTTCGTCCCAATCTGACCAGGGTTTCGGATGCGCTGGACTGGCTGAAGGTCGCCGAAGGCCCGATGCAGCCGGTCATCGAAGACGCGGAATTTCTCAGGCAGGCCGCCGAACTGCTGCCGCCGCTGCCCTGGGGCGAGGAAGCCTGGGGCGAATGGACCGGCGCGGTCAAGCAGGCCACCGGGCGCAAGGGCCGCGCCCTGTTCCATCCGCTGCGCCTGGCGCTGACCGGCCGCGAGCAGGGACCGGAAATGAAGCTGCTGCTGCCGCTGATCGGTCCGAAAAGGACGCGGGAGCGGTTGATTTCCACCTGA
- a CDS encoding NAD+ synthase, whose product MTDTLTIALAQLNPTLGDVSGNVAKIRAARAQAAASGADLVIYAELVVNGYPPEDLMLKPAFQDVVDDAVRELAQDTADGGPAMLIGASWREGGAKPFNAAILLDGGEIVARRYKHHLPNYGVFDEVRIFAPGPLPGPMNFRGVRLGVMVCEDMWFPDVTECLQETGAEILVVPNGSPYEIGKVDLRTQLAVQRVSESGLPLIYVNQVGGQDEIVFDGISFVMNTDHKVPVRMTGWRESVTITRWRRDGAAWHCDDGEKARYPEGLEEIYSAMMLGLRDYVDKNRFPGVVLGMSGGIDSALSAAVAVDALGADRVRCVMMPYRYTSSESVRDAEACSRALGAAHEVIPIEPAVSGFLDMLAPAFAGRDPDTTEENLQARARGITLMALSNKFGHMVLTTGNKSEMSVGYATLYGDMCGGYSVLKDVYKTTVFELSRWRNAHVPDGALGPGQVVIPENIITRPPSAELRENQTDQDNLPPYDVLDDILECLIENEMTFQEIVARGHDPAVVQRIEHLLYIAEYKRRQAPPGVKITRRNFGRDRRYPITNGFRNARSATRKREFNE is encoded by the coding sequence ATGACCGACACGCTCACCATCGCGCTGGCGCAGCTCAATCCCACCCTGGGAGACGTGAGCGGCAACGTGGCGAAAATTCGCGCGGCCCGGGCGCAGGCGGCGGCGTCGGGGGCGGATCTGGTGATCTATGCCGAGCTGGTGGTGAACGGCTACCCGCCCGAGGACCTGATGCTGAAGCCGGCATTCCAGGACGTGGTCGACGACGCGGTGCGCGAATTGGCCCAGGACACGGCGGACGGTGGCCCGGCCATGCTGATCGGCGCCAGTTGGCGCGAAGGCGGCGCCAAGCCGTTCAACGCCGCGATCCTGCTTGATGGCGGCGAGATCGTGGCGCGGCGCTACAAACACCATTTGCCGAATTACGGTGTGTTCGACGAGGTCCGCATCTTCGCGCCCGGACCCTTGCCGGGACCGATGAATTTCCGCGGCGTGCGCCTCGGCGTCATGGTCTGCGAGGATATGTGGTTCCCGGACGTGACCGAATGCCTGCAGGAGACCGGCGCCGAAATTCTGGTGGTGCCGAACGGCTCGCCCTACGAGATTGGCAAGGTCGACCTCCGCACCCAGCTTGCGGTCCAGCGGGTCAGCGAAAGCGGCCTGCCGCTGATCTATGTCAACCAGGTCGGTGGCCAGGACGAGATCGTCTTCGACGGCATCTCGTTCGTCATGAACACCGACCACAAGGTGCCGGTGCGGATGACCGGCTGGCGCGAATCCGTGACCATCACCAGATGGCGGCGCGACGGAGCCGCCTGGCACTGCGATGACGGCGAAAAGGCGCGCTATCCCGAAGGCCTCGAGGAAATCTACAGCGCCATGATGCTGGGCCTGCGCGACTATGTGGACAAGAACCGGTTCCCGGGCGTGGTGCTGGGCATGTCGGGCGGCATCGACAGCGCCCTGTCGGCGGCCGTCGCCGTCGACGCGCTGGGCGCCGACCGGGTGCGCTGCGTGATGATGCCCTATCGCTACACCAGTTCGGAAAGCGTGCGCGACGCGGAAGCCTGCTCGCGTGCATTGGGCGCAGCGCACGAGGTCATTCCCATCGAGCCGGCAGTGAGCGGCTTTCTCGACATGCTGGCGCCGGCATTCGCGGGCCGCGATCCCGACACCACCGAAGAGAACCTGCAGGCCCGCGCCCGCGGCATCACCCTGATGGCGCTGTCCAACAAGTTCGGCCACATGGTGCTGACCACCGGCAACAAGTCGGAGATGTCGGTGGGGTACGCCACGCTCTATGGCGACATGTGCGGCGGCTATTCGGTGCTCAAGGACGTCTACAAGACCACCGTGTTCGAGTTGTCCCGCTGGCGCAATGCGCATGTGCCGGACGGTGCGCTGGGGCCGGGACAGGTTGTCATCCCCGAGAACATCATCACGCGTCCGCCGTCGGCCGAGTTGCGCGAGAACCAGACCGACCAGGACAACCTGCCGCCCTATGACGTGCTGGACGACATTCTGGAGTGCCTGATCGAGAACGAGATGACGTTCCAGGAGATCGTCGCCCGCGGCCACGATCCGGCCGTGGTCCAGCGCATCGAGCACCTGCTGTATATCGCCGAGTACAAGCGTCGCCAGGCGCCGCCGGGCGTCAAGATCACCCGCCGCAATTTCGGCCGCGACCGGCGCTATCCGATCACCAACGGGTTTCGCAATGCACGCTCGGCGACCCGCAAGCGGGAGTTCAACGAATGA
- a CDS encoding 3-deoxy-7-phosphoheptulonate synthase class II codes for MTKKWSPDSWRALPAKHIPAYPDPAALADVEQTLKSYPPLVFAGEARSLKADLADVAEGRAFLLQGGDCAESFAEFHPDNIRDTFRVLLQMAVALTWAASCPVVKVGRIAGQFAKPRSSDIEEIDGVTLESYKGDNINGMDFTPEARRPDPQRLVRAYSQSAATLNLIRAFAQGGYADLHRVHGWMQGFIADSPAGSRYQEMASRISEALAFMEACGVTSETAPVLRGTSFYTSHEALLLGYEQAMTRVDSTTGDWYDTSAHMLWIGERTRQLDHAHVEFMRGIKNPIGCKVGPTMNPDELIRLIDALNPDNEAGRLTLIARMGAEKVEDVLPALVRKVKQEGRAVVWSCDPMHGNTIKSTSGYKTRPVDRVLAEVRGFFAVHQAEGTYAGGVHFEMTGQDVTECMGGAQEITAEGLKDRYHTHCDPRLNGSQALELAFIIAEGIRKERGGIARVAAAS; via the coding sequence ATGACCAAGAAGTGGTCGCCGGACAGCTGGAGAGCGCTGCCGGCCAAGCATATCCCTGCCTACCCGGACCCGGCGGCCCTGGCCGACGTGGAACAGACCCTCAAGTCCTATCCGCCGCTGGTGTTTGCGGGCGAGGCGCGCAGCCTGAAGGCCGACCTGGCCGATGTGGCCGAGGGCAGGGCATTCCTGCTGCAGGGCGGTGATTGCGCCGAGAGCTTTGCCGAGTTCCATCCGGACAATATCCGCGACACCTTCCGCGTGCTGTTGCAGATGGCCGTGGCGCTGACCTGGGCCGCGTCGTGCCCGGTCGTAAAGGTGGGCCGCATCGCGGGCCAGTTCGCCAAACCGCGCTCCAGCGACATCGAGGAAATCGATGGCGTCACCCTTGAAAGCTACAAGGGCGACAACATCAACGGCATGGATTTCACGCCCGAGGCGCGCCGGCCCGATCCGCAGCGCCTGGTGCGCGCCTACTCGCAGTCGGCTGCCACCCTCAACCTGATCCGCGCCTTCGCCCAGGGCGGCTATGCCGACCTGCATCGGGTCCATGGCTGGATGCAGGGCTTCATCGCCGACAGCCCGGCCGGCAGCCGCTATCAGGAGATGGCCTCGCGCATTTCTGAGGCGCTCGCCTTCATGGAAGCCTGCGGCGTGACGTCCGAGACCGCGCCGGTGCTGCGCGGCACCAGCTTCTACACCTCGCACGAGGCGCTGCTGCTGGGCTACGAGCAGGCGATGACCCGCGTCGATTCGACGACCGGCGACTGGTACGACACGTCGGCCCACATGCTCTGGATCGGCGAGCGCACCCGCCAGCTCGATCATGCCCATGTCGAGTTCATGCGCGGCATCAAGAACCCGATCGGCTGCAAGGTCGGCCCGACGATGAACCCGGACGAGCTGATCCGCCTGATCGATGCGCTCAACCCGGACAACGAGGCCGGTCGTCTGACCCTTATCGCCCGCATGGGCGCCGAGAAGGTCGAGGACGTGCTGCCGGCGCTGGTGCGAAAGGTGAAGCAGGAAGGCCGCGCGGTCGTGTGGTCCTGCGATCCCATGCACGGCAACACCATCAAGTCGACCAGCGGCTACAAGACACGCCCGGTGGACCGGGTGCTGGCCGAGGTGCGCGGCTTCTTCGCCGTCCACCAGGCGGAGGGCACCTATGCGGGCGGCGTCCACTTCGAGATGACCGGCCAGGACGTGACCGAATGCATGGGCGGCGCCCAGGAGATCACGGCCGAGGGCCTGAAGGACCGTTACCATACCCATTGCGATCCGCGGCTCAACGGCAGCCAGGCGCTGGAGCTGGCCTTCATCATCGCCGAAGGCATCCGCAAGGAGCGCGGCGGCATCGCCCGCGTGGCGGCCGCTTCCTGA
- the gor gene encoding glutathione-disulfide reductase, with protein sequence MADYDYDLFIIGAGSGGVRAARMATSHGARVGIAEDSRVGGTCVIRGCVPKKLLVYASGFAEEFEWARGYGWTLEGATFDWPTLIANKDKEIDRLNGLYLQTLKNNNVVLHEARASLVDAHTIALTKDGAEVGRVTADKILVATGGWPAMPEIPGIEHAITSNEAFDLPEFPQRILIAGAGYIAVEFACIFNGMGAQVIQLYRGEQILRGFDRDIRDTVATEMRKKGIDIRVNCSIIARIDRQADGSLLVTQEDGTTIETDAVMFAIGRDPKSSGMGLAEAGVAMDDIGAIIIDDDFRTSVPNIFALGDVTHRIQLTPVAIAEAMAFTATQFGGQPTSMDYRDIPTAVFTQPPIGTCGMTEEEARERHGDEIDIYKADFRPMIHTLGGSNERTLMKLIVDTRTDRVLGAHMVGHDAGEIIQGIGIAIKCGATKAQFDATVAIHPTAAEEFVTMRTPVPRLKQAAE encoded by the coding sequence ATGGCTGACTACGACTACGACCTGTTCATCATCGGCGCGGGCTCGGGCGGGGTCCGGGCGGCGCGCATGGCCACGTCCCACGGCGCGCGGGTCGGCATCGCCGAAGACAGCCGGGTGGGCGGTACCTGCGTCATCCGGGGCTGCGTGCCGAAGAAGCTGCTGGTCTATGCGTCGGGCTTTGCCGAGGAATTCGAGTGGGCGCGCGGCTACGGCTGGACGCTCGAGGGCGCGACCTTCGACTGGCCGACGCTGATTGCCAACAAAGACAAGGAGATCGACCGGCTCAATGGCCTCTATCTCCAGACCTTGAAGAACAACAACGTGGTGCTGCACGAGGCGCGGGCGTCGCTGGTCGATGCGCATACCATCGCGCTGACCAAGGATGGCGCCGAAGTGGGCCGTGTCACCGCGGACAAGATACTGGTCGCGACCGGCGGCTGGCCGGCCATGCCGGAGATCCCCGGCATCGAACATGCCATCACATCGAACGAGGCATTCGACCTGCCCGAGTTCCCGCAGCGCATACTGATCGCGGGGGCCGGCTACATCGCCGTCGAGTTCGCCTGCATCTTCAACGGTATGGGCGCGCAGGTGATCCAGTTGTACCGGGGTGAACAGATCCTGCGCGGTTTCGACCGCGACATCCGGGATACGGTTGCCACCGAGATGCGCAAGAAGGGCATCGACATCCGGGTGAACTGCTCGATCATTGCGCGCATCGACAGGCAGGCCGACGGCAGCCTGCTGGTGACCCAGGAGGATGGCACGACGATCGAGACCGACGCGGTGATGTTCGCCATCGGCCGCGATCCGAAATCCAGCGGCATGGGTCTTGCCGAGGCGGGCGTCGCCATGGACGATATCGGCGCCATCATCATCGATGACGATTTCCGCACCTCGGTGCCCAACATCTTCGCCCTGGGCGATGTCACGCACCGTATCCAGCTCACGCCCGTCGCCATCGCCGAGGCCATGGCGTTCACCGCCACCCAGTTCGGCGGCCAGCCGACGAGCATGGACTATCGCGACATTCCGACAGCGGTTTTCACCCAGCCGCCGATCGGCACCTGCGGCATGACCGAGGAGGAGGCGCGCGAGCGGCACGGTGACGAGATCGACATCTACAAGGCCGACTTCCGGCCCATGATCCATACGCTTGGCGGCTCGAACGAGCGAACCCTGATGAAGCTGATTGTCGATACGAGGACCGACCGGGTGCTGGGCGCGCACATGGTCGGGCACGACGCCGGCGAGATCATCCAGGGCATCGGTATCGCCATCAAGTGCGGCGCTACCAAGGCCCAGTTCGACGCCACGGTCGCCATCCATCCGACCGCCGCCGAGGAGTTCGTCACCATGCGAACGCCGGTGCCCCGGCTGAAGCAGGCGGCCGAATAA
- the glmS gene encoding glutamine--fructose-6-phosphate transaminase (isomerizing), which produces MCGIVGIVGREAVTPRLVEGLQRLEYRGYDSAGVATLPDGGAIDRRRAEGKLANLRQVLDASPLAGTVGIAHTRWATHGAPNENNAHPHATEKVAVVHNGIIENFRELREELTAQGHVMLTETDSEVIAHLVTAELDRGMTPQQSAAAALKRLDGAFAIGILFAGHGDLLIGARRGSPLVVGYGDGEMYLGSDALAIGPLSNRICYLAEGDWVVLTPHSAEIHDETGALVQREIKLAKLVGGLIEKGNYRHFMQKEIYEQPAVIGDTLGTYYNQLSREVVMPAMPFDLAGVPKITIVACGTAFYACMVAKYWFERVARVSVEIDVASEFRYREAALPDGGLAIFVSQSGETADTLAALRYCRAQGQHILSVVNVPESSIARESDVVLPTHAGPEIGVASTKAFTCQLVVLACLVIAAARARGTIDAAMEAELTHALVELPMAATDVLKHDDRIEAIAADIAKARDVLYLGRGALYPIALEGALKLKEISYIHAEGYAAGEMKHGPIALIDPAVPVVVLAPSDRLFAKTVSNMHEVIARGGRILLVTDVAGAKATGDGAAWMLVLPDMHEFVAPILQAIPVQLLAYHAAVSKGTDVDQPRNLAKSVTVE; this is translated from the coding sequence ATGTGCGGCATTGTCGGCATTGTCGGCCGTGAGGCGGTGACGCCCAGGCTGGTCGAGGGACTGCAGCGGCTGGAATATCGCGGCTACGATTCGGCGGGTGTCGCCACCCTGCCGGACGGCGGCGCCATCGACCGCCGGCGCGCCGAGGGCAAGCTGGCGAATCTGCGGCAGGTGCTGGACGCCAGTCCGCTGGCGGGCACTGTCGGCATCGCCCACACAAGATGGGCGACCCACGGCGCACCGAACGAAAACAACGCCCATCCACACGCCACCGAGAAGGTGGCGGTGGTGCACAACGGCATCATCGAGAACTTTCGCGAGCTGCGCGAGGAACTGACGGCGCAGGGCCATGTGATGCTGACCGAGACCGACAGCGAGGTCATCGCCCATCTGGTCACCGCCGAGCTCGACCGGGGCATGACGCCGCAGCAGTCGGCGGCGGCGGCGCTGAAGCGGCTCGACGGCGCGTTCGCCATCGGCATCCTGTTCGCCGGCCACGGCGACCTCTTGATCGGCGCACGCCGGGGCAGCCCTTTGGTGGTAGGCTATGGCGACGGAGAAATGTATCTGGGCTCGGACGCGCTGGCCATCGGGCCGCTGTCGAACCGGATCTGCTATCTGGCCGAGGGCGACTGGGTGGTGCTGACGCCGCACAGCGCGGAAATCCACGACGAGACCGGGGCGCTGGTGCAGCGCGAGATCAAGCTGGCCAAGCTGGTCGGCGGCCTGATCGAGAAGGGCAATTACCGCCACTTCATGCAGAAGGAGATCTACGAACAGCCCGCCGTGATCGGCGACACGCTGGGCACCTATTACAACCAGCTCAGCCGCGAAGTGGTGATGCCGGCCATGCCGTTCGACCTCGCCGGGGTGCCCAAGATCACCATCGTGGCCTGCGGTACGGCGTTCTATGCCTGCATGGTCGCCAAGTACTGGTTCGAGCGGGTCGCCCGGGTCAGCGTCGAGATCGACGTGGCGTCCGAGTTCCGCTACCGCGAGGCGGCGCTGCCGGACGGCGGGCTGGCGATCTTCGTCTCCCAGTCGGGCGAGACCGCCGACACGCTCGCCGCGCTGCGCTATTGCCGCGCGCAGGGCCAGCACATCCTCAGCGTGGTCAACGTGCCGGAAAGCTCCATCGCGCGGGAATCTGACGTGGTGCTGCCGACCCATGCGGGGCCCGAGATCGGCGTTGCCAGCACCAAGGCGTTCACCTGCCAGCTGGTGGTGCTGGCCTGCCTCGTCATCGCGGCGGCGCGGGCGCGCGGCACGATCGACGCGGCGATGGAGGCCGAGCTGACCCATGCGCTGGTCGAATTGCCGATGGCGGCGACCGACGTGCTCAAGCACGACGACCGGATCGAGGCCATCGCCGCGGATATCGCCAAGGCCCGCGACGTGCTCTATCTGGGCCGCGGCGCGCTCTATCCCATCGCGCTGGAAGGCGCACTGAAGCTCAAGGAAATCTCCTACATCCACGCCGAAGGCTATGCCGCCGGCGAGATGAAGCACGGTCCCATCGCGCTGATCGACCCTGCCGTGCCGGTCGTGGTGCTGGCGCCCAGCGACCGGTTGTTCGCCAAGACCGTGTCCAACATGCACGAGGTGATCGCCCGTGGCGGCCGGATCCTGCTCGTCACCGACGTGGCCGGCGCGAAAGCGACTGGCGACGGCGCTGCCTGGATGCTGGTGCTGCCCGACATGCATGAATTCGTCGCGCCGATCCTGCAGGCGATCCCGGTGCAGCTGCTCGCCTACCACGCCGCTGTCAGCAAGGGCACCGACGTCGACCAGCCGCGCAATCTGGCGAAATCCGTGACTGTTGAGTAG
- the glmU gene encoding bifunctional UDP-N-acetylglucosamine diphosphorylase/glucosamine-1-phosphate N-acetyltransferase GlmU, with translation MTARKTAVVVLAAGRGTRMKSSLPKVLHPIAGRAMVHHVLDAAAALAPARTVVVLGRDMDPVAQAVAPAIVAVQDPPLGTGHAVLAAAEALDGFDGDVIVAFADTPLVTQATYRLMLERRRADDDPAVVVLGFRPADPAAYGRLVVRKDKLERIVEFKDADTDERAIGLCNAGLMVLDGKHALALLRAIGNDNANKEYYLPDVVAIARGKGLEAAVVEASADEVMGVNSRAELARAEAIWQQRRRAQFMDEGVTFVDPDTVWLSADTILGRDVTIGPNVVFGPGVSIEDGVRIEAFCHIEGAHVASGARIGPFARLRPGADIGEDAHIGNFVEIKKAVIEKGAKANHLSYIGDARVGAQANIGAGTITCNYDGFAKHFTDIGAGAFIGSNTALVAPVKIGDGALIGAGSVITSDVAEDAVAVTRAPQKSIPKGAARFRAKSVKQKVKG, from the coding sequence ATGACAGCCCGGAAAACCGCCGTCGTCGTCCTTGCCGCAGGCAGGGGTACGCGGATGAAATCCAGCCTGCCCAAGGTGCTGCACCCCATCGCCGGCCGCGCCATGGTGCATCACGTGCTGGATGCCGCCGCCGCGCTGGCGCCGGCGCGCACCGTCGTCGTGCTCGGCAGGGACATGGACCCGGTGGCGCAGGCCGTCGCGCCGGCCATCGTCGCCGTGCAGGATCCGCCGCTGGGCACCGGCCACGCGGTGCTGGCCGCCGCCGAGGCGCTGGACGGCTTCGACGGCGACGTGATCGTCGCCTTTGCCGACACGCCGCTGGTGACGCAGGCAACCTACCGCCTGATGCTGGAGCGCCGCCGGGCCGACGACGATCCGGCGGTCGTCGTGCTGGGATTCCGGCCCGCCGACCCGGCCGCCTATGGCCGTCTTGTCGTCCGGAAGGACAAGCTTGAGCGCATCGTCGAGTTCAAGGACGCGGATACGGACGAGCGCGCCATCGGCCTGTGCAACGCCGGCCTGATGGTGCTCGACGGCAAGCATGCGCTCGCCCTGCTGCGGGCCATCGGCAACGACAACGCCAACAAGGAATATTACCTGCCAGACGTGGTCGCCATCGCCCGCGGCAAGGGGCTGGAGGCGGCCGTGGTCGAGGCATCGGCCGATGAGGTGATGGGGGTCAACTCCCGCGCCGAACTGGCCAGGGCCGAGGCGATCTGGCAGCAAAGGCGCCGCGCCCAGTTCATGGACGAGGGCGTCACCTTCGTCGATCCCGATACGGTCTGGCTCAGCGCCGACACGATCCTGGGCCGCGACGTCACGATCGGCCCGAACGTGGTGTTCGGCCCCGGCGTCAGCATCGAGGACGGCGTGCGCATCGAGGCGTTCTGTCATATCGAGGGCGCGCATGTGGCGAGCGGCGCGCGGATCGGCCCGTTCGCCCGGCTGCGTCCCGGCGCCGACATCGGCGAGGACGCCCATATCGGCAACTTCGTCGAGATCAAGAAGGCGGTGATCGAAAAGGGCGCCAAGGCCAATCACCTGTCCTATATCGGCGATGCGCGGGTGGGGGCGCAGGCCAATATCGGCGCGGGCACCATCACCTGCAATTACGACGGCTTCGCCAAGCACTTCACCGATATCGGCGCCGGCGCCTTCATCGGCTCCAACACCGCGCTGGTGGCGCCGGTGAAGATCGGCGACGGCGCGCTGATCGGTGCGGGCAGCGTCATCACCAGCGACGTGGCCGAGGACGCCGTCGCCGTGACCCGCGCGCCGCAGAAATCGATTCCCAAAGGCGCGGCCAGATTCCGGGCGAAAAGCGTGAAACAGAAGGTCAAGGGCTGA
- the gph gene encoding phosphoglycolate phosphatase (PGP is an essential enzyme in the glycolate salvage pathway in higher organisms (photorespiration in plants). Phosphoglycolate results from the oxidase activity of RubisCO in the Calvin cycle when concentrations of carbon dioxide are low relative to oxygen. This enzyme is a member of the Haloacid Dehalogenase (HAD) superfamily of aspartate-nucleophile hydrolase enzymes (PF00702).), translating to MRLPDTVIFDLDGTLVDSAPDLTGALNHTMRTIGLPEIGAGDVRHMVGHGARALIQKAVTAAGTTIDDAAFDAAFDTFLDYYADHVADLTTPFPNVLGTLSFLRDQGVKLGVCTNKPQRLADLLLEALGMEHWFGAIVGADAVEHRKPHAGHLTATVDRLGGDLRRAVMVGDSQTDVDTARNAGTPVVAVSFGYSTVPAADLMADRLIDDFIQLPEALAALIAHK from the coding sequence ATGCGCCTTCCCGATACCGTGATATTCGACCTGGACGGCACGCTGGTCGACAGCGCCCCCGATTTGACCGGCGCGCTCAACCACACCATGCGCACCATCGGCCTGCCGGAGATCGGCGCCGGCGATGTCCGGCACATGGTGGGACACGGCGCCCGCGCGCTGATCCAGAAGGCGGTGACGGCAGCCGGCACCACCATCGACGACGCCGCGTTCGACGCCGCGTTCGACACCTTCCTCGACTATTACGCCGACCATGTCGCCGACCTGACGACGCCGTTTCCCAATGTGCTCGGCACGCTCAGCTTCCTGCGCGATCAGGGCGTGAAACTGGGCGTGTGCACCAACAAGCCCCAGCGTCTGGCCGACCTGCTGCTGGAAGCGCTGGGCATGGAGCACTGGTTCGGCGCTATCGTCGGCGCCGACGCGGTGGAGCACCGCAAGCCTCATGCCGGCCATCTCACCGCCACCGTCGACCGTCTCGGCGGCGACCTGCGGCGCGCGGTGATGGTGGGCGACAGTCAGACCGATGTGGATACCGCCCGGAACGCGGGTACGCCGGTGGTTGCCGTCAGTTTCGGCTATTCCACCGTGCCCGCCGCCGACCTGATGGCCGACCGGTTGATCGACGATTTCATCCAGCTGCCCGAGGCGCTGGCCGCGCTGATCGCGCACAAATAG